In Oscillatoria acuminata PCC 6304, a single window of DNA contains:
- a CDS encoding heme oxygenase (biliverdin-producing) encodes MSSNLATKLREGTKKSHSMAENVGFVKCFLKGTVEKNSYRTLVRNLYFVYSAMEEEMERHRNHPILSKIYFPELNRKASLEQDLTFYYGSNWREQVAPSEAAQAYIQRIREVSETAPELLVAHSYTRYLGDLSGGQILKGIAQRAMNLEGDGTAFYEFEQITDEKAFKTQYREAMNNLPIDDADADRIVDEANHAFGLNMNMFKELEGSLIKAIGQMVFNALTRRRNRGNGELATAE; translated from the coding sequence ATGAGTAGCAATTTAGCAACAAAACTGCGTGAAGGCACGAAAAAGTCTCACAGCATGGCAGAAAATGTGGGGTTTGTCAAGTGCTTTTTAAAAGGAACCGTTGAGAAAAACTCTTATCGGACTCTGGTTCGGAATCTCTACTTCGTCTATTCGGCGATGGAAGAGGAAATGGAACGGCATCGCAATCACCCGATCTTGTCGAAGATTTACTTTCCTGAACTGAACCGCAAGGCGAGTTTAGAGCAAGATTTAACCTTCTACTATGGCAGCAACTGGCGGGAGCAGGTGGCTCCTTCTGAGGCGGCTCAAGCCTACATTCAGCGGATCCGGGAAGTGTCGGAAACGGCACCGGAACTATTGGTGGCTCATTCTTACACCCGTTATTTGGGCGATTTGTCCGGGGGTCAAATCCTCAAGGGAATTGCTCAACGGGCGATGAATTTAGAAGGCGATGGCACTGCTTTCTATGAGTTTGAGCAGATTACGGATGAGAAGGCGTTCAAAACTCAGTATCGTGAAGCGATGAACAATTTGCCGATCGATGATGCGGATGCCGATCGCATTGTGGATGAAGCCAATCATGCCTTTGGGTTGAACATGAATATGTTTAAGGAACTCGAAGGTAGCTTGATTAAGGCGATCGGTCAAATGGTGTTCAATGCCTTGACTCGTCGTCGCAATCGTGGCAATGGCGAACTGGCAACGGCTGAATAA
- a CDS encoding type II toxin-antitoxin system ParD family antitoxin, translating into MNISLTPTQQEFIRATVNRGRYASEGEVVAAALQLLEDREKRYQEKLAELQEKITVGIESLDRGEGIDGETALRDLREKIISRSQEQ; encoded by the coding sequence ATGAATATCTCCCTGACCCCCACACAACAGGAATTTATTCGCGCTACCGTCAACCGTGGCAGATATGCTTCGGAGGGTGAAGTGGTGGCAGCGGCATTGCAGTTGCTGGAGGACCGAGAAAAGCGCTATCAGGAAAAGTTAGCGGAATTGCAGGAAAAAATTACTGTAGGTATTGAATCGCTGGATCGCGGTGAAGGGATTGATGGGGAAACCGCCCTTCGAGATCTGCGGGAAAAGATTATCAGTCGGTCTCAAGAGCAATGA
- the trpC gene encoding indole-3-glycerol phosphate synthase TrpC: MPNIRRRPPNPAVGVKSMRYQIQVPDAEPRHILEEIVWHKEIEVEAWRDRQPLLELQKLLQAVPAPKDFLGALVSASKQPAAIAEIKKASPSKGVIREDFDPVAIAQSYQKGGAACLSVLTDSKFFQGSFDYLKAVREVVDLPLLCKDFIIYPYQIYLARVNGADAVLLIAAILSEKDLQYFIKIAKALGVTPLIEVHTLEELDRVLSLDGVTLIGINNRNLEDFTVDLGTTCQLLEQRRDRLENIIVVSESGLQTPDDLKRVVDAGAKAVLIGEAFMKQPDPGEALAAIFPE, translated from the coding sequence ATGCCAAATATTCGCCGCCGTCCTCCCAATCCTGCTGTTGGCGTCAAGTCGATGCGCTATCAAATCCAGGTTCCTGATGCTGAACCTCGACATATTCTCGAAGAAATCGTTTGGCATAAAGAAATAGAAGTAGAAGCATGGCGCGATCGCCAGCCTTTGCTAGAGTTACAAAAACTCCTCCAGGCAGTCCCTGCACCGAAGGATTTTCTGGGGGCCTTGGTGTCAGCCTCCAAACAACCGGCGGCGATCGCGGAAATTAAAAAAGCCTCTCCCAGCAAAGGAGTCATCCGCGAAGACTTCGACCCGGTGGCGATCGCCCAATCTTACCAAAAAGGTGGGGCCGCTTGTCTCTCGGTCCTCACCGATAGTAAATTCTTTCAAGGCAGTTTTGACTACCTCAAAGCAGTCCGTGAAGTCGTGGATTTACCCTTACTTTGTAAAGACTTCATCATCTATCCCTATCAAATTTATCTGGCCCGGGTGAATGGGGCGGATGCGGTATTGCTGATTGCTGCAATCCTCTCCGAGAAAGACTTACAGTATTTTATTAAAATTGCCAAAGCATTAGGAGTAACTCCCCTAATTGAAGTGCATACCCTGGAAGAACTGGACCGAGTTTTATCCTTAGATGGAGTTACCTTAATTGGCATTAATAATCGCAACCTGGAAGATTTTACCGTCGATTTAGGCACAACCTGTCAACTGCTGGAACAACGGCGCGATCGCCTGGAAAATATCATCGTGGTCAGCGAATCGGGACTCCAGACCCCTGATGACCTCAAGCGGGTGGTCGATGCCGGTGCTAAAGCGGTGTTGATTGGGGAAGCCTTTATGAAACAACCGGACCCAGGGGAAGCCCTCGCTGCTATTTTTCCCGAGTAA
- a CDS encoding type I restriction endonuclease, with protein MTQTFPIERTVKTFSQLQTQFNLQRSTDDQFFPEWLLNLDNSLTASEQQILDGIQQKYFYQLSDGQLGEETIKLIVLSPLLDLAGFFEPPFRFTTEPTVQITAERDEIIYRGRIDALVLLERLWVVVIESKETSFSLEMALPQTLAYMLAHPNPQRPVFGMVTNGGNFIFVKLQHQEFPEYELSSVFSLLPRRNQLYEVLQIVKRLGRMAIE; from the coding sequence ATGACCCAAACTTTCCCGATAGAGCGGACTGTAAAAACCTTCAGCCAACTGCAAACCCAATTTAATCTCCAGCGTAGTACCGATGACCAATTTTTCCCAGAGTGGTTATTAAACCTGGATAATAGTCTGACTGCCTCGGAGCAACAAATCCTGGATGGAATTCAGCAAAAATACTTTTATCAACTCTCTGATGGTCAATTGGGGGAAGAAACGATTAAATTAATTGTGTTGTCCCCCCTCCTGGATTTGGCGGGATTTTTTGAGCCTCCCTTTCGGTTTACCACAGAACCGACTGTGCAAATTACCGCTGAACGGGATGAGATAATTTATCGGGGTCGGATTGATGCGTTGGTTCTGTTGGAACGGCTTTGGGTGGTGGTGATTGAATCGAAGGAAACCAGTTTTTCCTTAGAAATGGCTTTGCCGCAAACTTTAGCTTATATGCTGGCTCATCCGAATCCCCAACGCCCGGTTTTTGGGATGGTTACGAATGGGGGAAATTTTATTTTTGTGAAGCTGCAACATCAAGAATTTCCCGAGTATGAATTATCGAGTGTGTTTTCCTTACTGCCTCGGCGGAATCAACTCTATGAGGTGTTACAGATTGTCAAACGGTTGGGACGGATGGCAATTGAGTGA
- a CDS encoding Mo-dependent nitrogenase C-terminal domain-containing protein, producing the protein MTQLFLPVLQPLRQWLDQIEVRDPKVAKQLYKLIPAQCPFARDLKFRGRTLFHIPPLCKLNPLYDELMGLRFRALCYLVDECGMDIQAFS; encoded by the coding sequence ATGACGCAACTTTTTCTCCCTGTTCTGCAACCCCTGCGCCAATGGCTCGATCAGATAGAAGTTCGCGATCCCAAGGTGGCGAAACAACTCTACAAACTGATTCCAGCCCAATGTCCCTTTGCCCGGGACCTCAAATTTAGGGGACGCACCCTTTTCCACATTCCCCCCCTGTGCAAACTCAATCCCTTGTACGATGAACTGATGGGACTGCGCTTTCGGGCGCTGTGTTATCTCGTGGATGAATGTGGCATGGATATTCAAGCCTTTTCCTAA
- a CDS encoding type II toxin-antitoxin system RelE/ParE family toxin, translated as MSVYILSDAAFHDITEIATYLEQLSPAVAVRLIDKIIEQCQRLADFPNMGRRWDQISPPLRSFPVEDYLIFYRGIADGIEVVRVVSGYRDLRTIFEWLDED; from the coding sequence ATGAGTGTTTATATTCTATCCGATGCGGCGTTCCACGATATCACAGAAATTGCCACTTACCTGGAACAGCTTAGTCCGGCGGTGGCTGTTCGTTTGATTGATAAGATCATTGAACAATGTCAAAGGCTGGCCGATTTTCCGAATATGGGACGCCGATGGGACCAAATCAGTCCGCCTCTGCGGAGTTTTCCGGTGGAAGATTATCTGATTTTCTATCGGGGGATTGCTGACGGAATTGAGGTAGTACGGGTGGTGAGTGGATATCGAGATTTGAGGACTATTTTTGAGTGGCTGGATGAGGATTAA